The stretch of DNA GCGCAGCTTCCCCTCCGGTTTGGCGACGGTCCCCGGGTACATGAAGATCCCTCCGCGGAGGAGCGTGCGGTGGAAGTCCGCGACCATGGACCCCACATAGCGCGCGGAGAACGAAGGCGCGTCGGGGGGAGGCTGCCGGAACCGCTCCACCAGCCGCTGCTGGCCCGGCGTCCAGCTGTCGAAGTAGGCCTCGTTGATGCTGTAGATGTTCTTGCCGGGCGAGGGAATGCGCAGGTTCCGGTACGAGAGGAGGAACTCGCCGATCCCCGGGTCGAGGGTGAAGCCGTGAACGCCCGCCCCGGTCGTGAAGACGAGCATGGTCGAAGAGCCGTACAGCACGTATCCCGCCGCGACCTGTTCGGACCCCGGCTGAAGCAGGTCTCGCCGCCGCACCTTGGTCCCGTCGCTCCGCTTCCGGTAGACGGAGAAGATCGTCCCCACGGAGATGTTCACGTCGATGTTCGAACTTCCGTCGAGCGGGTCGAACGCGATGATGTACGGTCCGGGGTCGCGCGATTCGGGGACATGAACAAACCCCTCCTCTTCCTCGGACACCATGCCGCTGAGGCTGCCGCAGCGCCTGAGCAGGTTCAGGAGGACGTCGTTCGCGTAGTCGTCCAGCTTCTGCACTTCCTCGCCGTGCACGTTCGTGCTCCCGATCACGCCGAGGATGTCGATGAGGCCCGCGCGATTCACGGCCGCGGAGATGACCTTGGCGGCGAGGCTGATCTGGAGCAGGATGTCCGTGAGCGCGCCCGTGGCCTGAGGGTATTCGCGCTCCTGCTCGGCGATGAAATGCTCGACGGTGAGGATGGATCCGGTCAAGAGGCAGCTCCGCGGAAGTCGGGGGGTGGGCTGAGAGGTTACGGAGGGGCGGTTTTTCGCGTCAAGGCGCGTCCGCGATCCTCCATCCGCGCGCGTCGATCTCGACGCACAGGGGGCCGTCGAGATCCGTCCGCCACACCTGCGGCACCCGGGCGGAGTCGAGTCGCGCCAGCGTCACGGCGTGCGGGTGCCCGTAGCGGTTCCCGCTCCCCGCCGAGATCACGGCGATGTCCGGTTGCGTCGCCTCCAGCCATGCGAGGGAAGTGGAGGTCCGGCTGCCGTGGTGGCCGAGCTTCAGGAGATCCGCCTCCGGGCGGAGCGGCGCGAGGTGCTCCAGGATCTCGCGCTCGACGTCCACGCCGGCGTCGCCCGTGTTCACGTAGCGGAAGCCGCCGACCGTGAGACGGAAGGAGAGGGAGCCCTCGTTCGCATCCGAGCCGGCCGGGCCTTCGGGCCAGAGAAACTCGAGTTCGACGTCGTCGATGCGGAGCCGGTCTCCGGCGCGGGGCGCGTGCCAGGAGGCACCCTCCATCTGAAGCCGTTCGAGGAAGGCGAGGTACAGGGAGCTGGGCTCCGGGACGCCGGGATCGAGCACGCGGCGGACCCGGAGGGCCTCGAATACCGCCCCGGCGCCGCCGTAATGGTCGAGGTGGGGATGGGAGATGGCGAGGAGCTCCACGGTCCGGGCGCCCTTGCCGCGCAGGAAGGGCACGACGACGCGGCTTCCCGCGTCGGCGATCAGCGGCGGGCCGGATGCCGTGCCGGCCGTACGGAAGGCCGCGCCGGGACCCGCGTCGAAGACGAGCCATCGGCCGGCGCCGGTCCGCACGACGGCGGCGTCGCCCTGCCCCACGGCGAGGGTGCAGACGAGCGCCGTGCCCCGGTCGAGGCCGGCCCGGAGCGGGGGCCATGCGACCGTGAGCGCCAGCACGGCGCCGACCGAGACGACGCCGAGGCCGCGCCGCGCGCGCGTCCGGTCCAGCACGAGGGCGACGAGCGCGGCCGCGACCGCCCACGCGCGGGGGCCGAGTCCGGGACCCACCCAGCTCAGCGGGAGCCCCGCAAAGAAATCCGCGATCGCCGCGAGGAGCGCGAGCGCGACGTCCGCGGCGCCGGCGAACAGAGTCCAGAGCCCCCACGGCAGGATCAGCGTGAGCGCGAGAGCGGGAAGCGCGAGACTCACGACCCCGCCCGCCACCACGCTGGCCGGGATCGATGCGATGACGATGCGGTCGAAGTGAAAGGCCGCGATCGGCGCGGTGACGAGGAACGCGCCGCAGCTCACGGCAAGCGCTCGCCCGATCCCGCGCAGGTGTCGGGAGGAGAGCCAGGGCGGAAACGGTGCGCGGCCTCCGAGCACGACGCCGGTGAACCCGGCGAAGGAAAGCTGGAACCCCGGATCCGTCACGATGAGCGGGTCGGCCAGGATGGCGAGCGTCGCCGCGAGCGCCGCGAGATCGCTGAGGCGGGCGGGGCGGGCCCGGCGGAAGGCGAGCGCCCAGCCCCAGAACATCAGCGCGGCTCGCACCGCCGAGGGGGGCGCGCCGATGAGGCACACGTACGCGCTCGTGCAGCAGGCGGCGTAGAGCAGCCGGCGGGGACCGGGCACGCGAAGGCCGATGAGCCAGGAAAGCGAGGCCCCGATAAGACCCACGTGAAGCCCGGAGATCGCGAGCAGGTGGATGATCCCGGCCCCGACGAACGCCTCTCTCGTCGCGGGGTCGAGCGTGCTGCGGTCGGCGAGCAGCAGCGCCTTGCCGATCGCCCGGTGCTCGGGGGCGAGCCGGGCATCGAGCCGGGCGAGCAGCCCGGCCCGCCATTCGATGATCCAGCGGCCTGGGCCGCGCGAGCCCACGGCGTGCGCTGGGACCTCCAGCGGCTCCAGCGTCGCACCGCCGATCCAGCCCAGCGTCCCGGGCGGACGGGGCAGCCGTGCCCGCCCCGCTTCGGGGTTCGTCCCGCCCGCCGTACGCCATGTGCCCCGGGCGAGCACCGCCGCGCCAGCCTCCTGCCCCGCTCCGGGCCGCACGAAGGCGCGCACCGCGCCCAGGCGGCAGATCCGCCCCCCCGAGACGATGTGGGCGTCGCGGATCGACACCCGGACCAGGCCGGCATCCCGGCCCGGCCGCCGCTCCGGCACCGCGTCCGCGAGCGTGCCGACCGCCACGGCGGCCGCGCCCGCCTCAAGCGTGGCGACGCAGGCCCCCAGCGCCGCCGTGCCGCTCGGCAGACCCGCGAGCAGCCCGGCGAGCGCGGCGAGCACGACTGCGAGACCCACCGTGGCGCGGGGCGGGACGCCGCCCGCCCGGCCGGGGCGACCCCGACCGGCGGCCCCCACCGCGGCCCGGCGGGCAGCCCTCACCGCGGCCCGGCCGACGATGGCGCAGAGAAGCCCCGCCACGACGGCCGCGGGGGCCTGGAGTGCGACGGCGTCGACAGGGGCGAGCGCGAGCCCGGCCACATCCCCGGCGGCGAGCGCCAAGGCGATCAAGAGCAGGGGCGATAGGGAGCGGGACGTCGATCATCCTCCGGGCGCAGGGTACACCCCCACGCTCGGAGACGTCGTCAACCGTCCGTCAAAGGAGGGGGCTCGGCTCCGATCGTTCCGGTGGGCTCGAGGACCCGGGCGGAGTAGGCGGCTCCGGTGGAGCAGGCGGCTTCAGCGGGGTGGTCGGCTCCAGCGGGGCCGGCGGGGCCAGCGGTTGGTGCGCGAGGCGCGCCGACGCCGCCCGGTGCGCCAGGCGCCGGGCCCGGCGCTCGGCCCGCCACGCGAGCAGGCCCGAGAGACCCATGCCCCCGAGGATGCAGGCGAAGACGACGAGCGAGAGCGGCGCGCGGATGCGGAGGAAGGGCAGCACGACGTTCACGAGTTCGTTCCCGTTCCGCACCGAAAACCAGAACGCCGCGAGGATGACGACGACGAAGGCGAGGAGCCGCGTCACGAAACGCATCAGCAGGGCCGTCCCATGAAGGTCGCGCCCGTCGTTCCCGTGAGCCGCACCTGCGCGTACGTGCCGATCCGGCAGGGGTCTCCGGGGAAGGCGACGACCTTGTTCTGCTCCGTCCTGCCGAGCACATCGCCCGCCGAGCGCGCGGAGCGCTCGATCAGAACCTCGCGCCGCGAACCCACCTCCGACTCGTTGATCTCGCGCTGGATCGCCCGGTGCTCGCCGATCAGGCGTTCCAGCCGCTCCGAACCCACGTCGTCCGGCACGAAATCCCCGGCCGGGAAGCGCGTCGCCGGCGTCCCTTCGCGGAGCGAGTACTTGTACAGATAGGCATCGTCGAACCTCACGTCCCGCATCAGCTCCAGCGTCGCCTCGAAGTCCGCCTCCGCCTCCCCCGGGAAACCGACGATCACGTCCGTGGAAAGCGCGATGCCGGGAACCTCGCGGCGCGCGGCCTCGACCTTCCCGAGAAACCCTTCGCTCGTGTAGCGCCGGACCATGCGCTTGAGAATGCGGTCGGAGCCCGATTGCACCGGCAGGTGGAGCTGGCGGCAGACCGTCGGCTCCCCCGCCATCACCTCGAGCAGTTCCGGCGTCACGTCGTTGGGATGGGGCGACGTGAAACGCACGCGGCGGATCCCGTCCACACGGCTCACGGCCCTCAGCAGCGTCGCGAAGTTCCAGTCTCCGGACTCGTACGAGTTCACGGTCTGTCCGAGGAGCACGACCTCGGTGAACCCATCTTCCACGGCGCGGCGGGTCTCGGCGAGGACCGCCTCGGGCGTCCGGTTCTTCTCGGGTCCTCTCACGTAGGGAACGATGCAGAACGTGCAGCGGTGATCGCAGCCGCGCTGGACCGTGATCCAGGCGCTCACGCCTTCCCGCCTCACGCTGTCCACGCCCTCGTAGTTCTCTTCCGCGTCGAGTCCGAGCAGCGTCTGTCCGCGCTCGATCGCGTTCGCCCGGATCGAACCGATGAGTTCCGGGAGGGCGCGGTACGCATCCGGCCCGGCCACGAGGTCCACGCCCGCCGCTTCCTCGATGAGCCGCGGGCCCAGCCGCTGCGCCATGCACCCCGTCACCCCCAGCACGAGGCCGGCGCGCCGCTTCCGGTGGCGCTGCAGCTCGCCGATCCGGCCGCGGACGCGCTGTTCCGCGTGTTCGCGAATCGCGCATGTGTTCACGAGGATGACATCGGCGCGCTCGGGCGCATCCACGCTCACGAAGCCCTCGTCGACGAGCAGCCCCTCCATCAACTCGGTGTCGTTGATGTTCATCTGACACCCGTAGGTCTCGATGTAGACCCGGCCTCCGAGCGGGCGAGGGTCGCGCGGGCGGGCATCGAGCGGGCGGGGCTCGCGGGGACGATCCGCGCGGAGGTCGCGGGGACGATCCGGGCGGGGGTCGCGGAGGCGATCCGCGCGGGGCGTCTTCAGCGTGACGAGCTCCGTCCTCTCCACCGGTGGCTCAGCGCTGCCGGAGGGAGAAGGAGAGCGTGACGCGCCGGAAGCTCTCCGCGAAGCCGGCCGTCGCGACGTCGCCGCGCGATCCGCTCTCGAACGCGAGGTCGAACACGGCGAGCCCCTGCTGGAACTCCCAGCCGAAGCCGCCCGTGAAGGCCGACTCTTCCAGCGCTTCCGGACCCCGGCTGAAGGGGAGCCCCGTCCTCCGCCACCCGAACCGAACCGGCAGCCTCCCGCCGAGCAGGGAGAGCGCGCCGTACTCGATCCCCCCGCCCAGCCAGGCGATGTCGTGGGATTGGAAGGCGGAGCCGGCCGTCCCGTCGCGCGACCCCACGGCCGACCACCCGGCCCGGCCACCCCCGGCGGTGAGGAGGATCTGGTCCGTCACGCGCACGCTGCCGCCGATTTCGATCGAGGTCGGCAGGTCGAACTCCGCCTCGGGTTCCTCCGCCGCTTCGGGGGTCGCGTACAGCGTCCCGCCCGTCCCGAGCGCAACGCCCGCCACCACGCGGTCGCCCAGCCGGATCGACCCACCCGTCTTGAAGCGCCAGGCCCGCCACGACAGCTCCCTCGCCCCCACGATCCCGCCGAGCACGGGAGCCCCTCCGATCGGATCATCGAACTGCCGGAAGAACGACTGCCGCAGCGAGCCGGTCAGCCGCTGCGCCGAGACCCCGATGCCCAGCGGCCCGATCCGGCGCGCGAGCGATGCGTCGATCGTGCTGATCCCGCCGTTGTGCTCCCGCGTCTCCTCGTAGGGCACCATGCCGTCGTTCAGCCGCAGCGTGTCCTGCAGGATGTTGGACCAGTCCTGGTCGAACTCGCCGCCGAAGGCCAGGCTGAAGGCCCAGTCGTTGTAGGGGACGAGCGCGCGGATCGTCGTGAAACGCCCCCGCCCCGTGTTGAGCGAGTGGCCTTCGCCCTCCAGCGTCACCCCCTCGCTGGCCAGCGAGACGGAGAAGCCGGGTTCCGTGTGAAGGAGAAGGTCGGCCGGGTTCGAGAGGCTGTACGATCCGCCGAGCAGGCCGGAGCCCGATCCGCCGAGCGCCGCCGACCGGCCATCCACGGGCGCAACGGGATACCCGAGCCCGACGGCCGTCATCGGCGTTTGTGCCAAAATGGCACCGGGCGAAGTCGCCAGCGGGGCGACGACGCACCCGACCCGGACCCATCCCCGGAACCCTTGGATGGCGCGCATCACGGCACCGTGAAGTCGGGCGCCGAACTGAACACGACGCGGAGCTGCGGCTGGAACTCCGGCGGCGATTCGACGGAGCCGAACTCCCAGTACCCCAGCGCCTGCGCGTCCGGATCCGCCCGGAAGCCGATCCGGATGCGCGTCAGCGAATCCAGGACGGCCCGCGCCATCAGAAGCGTGATGTCGAGGCGAACCGGCTCGCCCTCGCGGAGCCTGTCCGGATCGAGCGTCGTCGTGAGCAGATCCCCGCTCCCGATCGGGGTCTTTTCGCCCACCTCGAACGGGTCGCCGAGCAAACTCACCTTGCGGGCCTCGATCCTGCGCTCCGCCGCATACAAATCGGGCGCGGCCAGAGGATGCAGGATGACTTCGGCCTGGCTCACCGTAGACCCCTCGAGCCCCGCTTCCCCGAGGATGGCGGGCGGCACGAACTCGAAGTA from Candidatus Palauibacter polyketidifaciens encodes:
- the fbp gene encoding class 1 fructose-bisphosphatase, translating into MTGSILTVEHFIAEQEREYPQATGALTDILLQISLAAKVISAAVNRAGLIDILGVIGSTNVHGEEVQKLDDYANDVLLNLLRRCGSLSGMVSEEEEGFVHVPESRDPGPYIIAFDPLDGSSNIDVNISVGTIFSVYRKRSDGTKVRRRDLLQPGSEQVAAGYVLYGSSTMLVFTTGAGVHGFTLDPGIGEFLLSYRNLRIPSPGKNIYSINEAYFDSWTPGQQRLVERFRQPPPDAPSFSARYVGSMVADFHRTLLRGGIFMYPGTVAKPEGKLRLLYEVAPMAMICEQAGGRATDGRRRILDIEPEGLHHRVPTFLGAPDLVEMAGRYLADD
- a CDS encoding DNA internalization-related competence protein ComEC/Rec2; this translates as MIALALAAGDVAGLALAPVDAVALQAPAAVVAGLLCAIVGRAAVRAARRAAVGAAGRGRPGRAGGVPPRATVGLAVVLAALAGLLAGLPSGTAALGACVATLEAGAAAVAVGTLADAVPERRPGRDAGLVRVSIRDAHIVSGGRICRLGAVRAFVRPGAGQEAGAAVLARGTWRTAGGTNPEAGRARLPRPPGTLGWIGGATLEPLEVPAHAVGSRGPGRWIIEWRAGLLARLDARLAPEHRAIGKALLLADRSTLDPATREAFVGAGIIHLLAISGLHVGLIGASLSWLIGLRVPGPRRLLYAACCTSAYVCLIGAPPSAVRAALMFWGWALAFRRARPARLSDLAALAATLAILADPLIVTDPGFQLSFAGFTGVVLGGRAPFPPWLSSRHLRGIGRALAVSCGAFLVTAPIAAFHFDRIVIASIPASVVAGGVVSLALPALALTLILPWGLWTLFAGAADVALALLAAIADFFAGLPLSWVGPGLGPRAWAVAAALVALVLDRTRARRGLGVVSVGAVLALTVAWPPLRAGLDRGTALVCTLAVGQGDAAVVRTGAGRWLVFDAGPGAAFRTAGTASGPPLIADAGSRVVVPFLRGKGARTVELLAISHPHLDHYGGAGAVFEALRVRRVLDPGVPEPSSLYLAFLERLQMEGASWHAPRAGDRLRIDDVELEFLWPEGPAGSDANEGSLSFRLTVGGFRYVNTGDAGVDVEREILEHLAPLRPEADLLKLGHHGSRTSTSLAWLEATQPDIAVISAGSGNRYGHPHAVTLARLDSARVPQVWRTDLDGPLCVEIDARGWRIADAP
- the miaB gene encoding tRNA (N6-isopentenyl adenosine(37)-C2)-methylthiotransferase MiaB; this translates as MERTELVTLKTPRADRLRDPRPDRPRDLRADRPREPRPLDARPRDPRPLGGRVYIETYGCQMNINDTELMEGLLVDEGFVSVDAPERADVILVNTCAIREHAEQRVRGRIGELQRHRKRRAGLVLGVTGCMAQRLGPRLIEEAAGVDLVAGPDAYRALPELIGSIRANAIERGQTLLGLDAEENYEGVDSVRREGVSAWITVQRGCDHRCTFCIVPYVRGPEKNRTPEAVLAETRRAVEDGFTEVVLLGQTVNSYESGDWNFATLLRAVSRVDGIRRVRFTSPHPNDVTPELLEVMAGEPTVCRQLHLPVQSGSDRILKRMVRRYTSEGFLGKVEAARREVPGIALSTDVIVGFPGEAEADFEATLELMRDVRFDDAYLYKYSLREGTPATRFPAGDFVPDDVGSERLERLIGEHRAIQREINESEVGSRREVLIERSARSAGDVLGRTEQNKVVAFPGDPCRIGTYAQVRLTGTTGATFMGRPC